The proteins below come from a single Eucalyptus grandis isolate ANBG69807.140 chromosome 3, ASM1654582v1, whole genome shotgun sequence genomic window:
- the LOC104437543 gene encoding reticulon-like protein B21 — protein MDLGRRRAGAKTGVVAGSVWESRMRSDEVRGGIKVFNGDDKAEEPAENGGAGGGNAGRTKRAGPVGSKRKTSKPESGDGPVVQVPSARARGELSKNCDEVVEKKSPAVGKKGKRDAVPGADQAVQRSPVQVRRSRSEGTRWSVEKSSVELRKVKSDSAKVLGQSRRDSDGGKSEENAVRLSTASSQPPVVVDGSRQEKEEEEEQKEEAEKEVEEKEEEQGEEEEEEEEEEAIDGSADGYEEDPVGESRSDEIRQEVISSNVIQVKSAPKEAPREDGNNSNDNAANNLAEEEEEEEEEEFSEGLEAEEGEGEFDEDPETEPENKRLEIKEMVVAEEKTSDVAVKEETKPVQVTEKPKSIPPIVKKRPSPVAERQAIVHRNIATPTPSKIFTSPSSPSSNIQHKRPQTVPRRSSLYQNLVEGEEGEEGGEEEEFSEGSDEEEEKEGGEGEFDEGAEAEPENKRLEIKEMVVAEKKTSDVPVKEETKPVQVTEKPKSIPPIMKKRSSPAVEKQARVHRNIATPTPSKIVTSTPSPSSNVQHKQPQIVLRRSSLHQNFATKTNSFSEKYQSVPQRQNKLQSLVDLVMWRDASRSTLIFGLGTFVVISSSYTKDISFSSITVISYLGLFYLAAIFLYRSIICRGYVDIDDSSCVLREEEAIWLLKVVLPYLNEFLLKLKALFSGDPGTTMKLAVLLFVLARCGNSITIWKMAKFGFFGAFTVPKVCSSYSGHITAYGKFWIRRFRDAWNSCSHKKAVAVGIFTLVWNLCSVVARIWAVFMLYVAFRYYQQNLVIEDWVEDDECADDKCQGQVGGTKNSCGPKIVESSKGKKAS, from the exons ATGGACTTGGGCAGACGCAGAGCGGGAGCCAAGACGGGCGTGGTTGCCGGGTCAGTGTGGGAGAGCAGGATGAGGAGCGACGAGGTGAGGGGCGGCATCAAGGTCTTCAATGGCGACGACAAGGCGGAGGAGCCTGCCGAGAACGGTGGCGCCGGCGGCGGCAATGCCGGCAGGACCAAGCGAGCCGGGCCTGTTGGCAGTAAGAGGAAGACGTCGAAACCCGAGAGCGGCGACGGTCCAGTCGTTCAGGTGCCGAGTGCGAGAGCGAGAGGTGAATTGAGCAAGAACTGTGATGAGGTGGTCGAGAAGAAGAGCCCGGCGGTGGGCAAGAAGGGCAAAAGGGACGCCGTGCCTGGTGCTGATCAGGCGGTCCAGAGGAGCCCGGTTCAGGTGAGGAGATCGAGATCCGAAGGTACGAGGTGGTCGGTTGAGAAGAGTTCGGTTGAATTGAGGAAAGTTAAGTCTGATTCTGCCAAGGTTTTGGGTCAGTCAAGAAGGGATAGCGATGGTGGTAAAAGTGAAGAGAATGCAGTACGGTTGAGTACGGCGAGCTCACAGCCACCCGTCGTTGTTGATGGATCGCGccaagagaaggaggaggaggaggagcagaagGAGGAAGCGGAGAAGGAAgtagaggagaaggaggaggagcagggggaggaggaggaggaggaggaggaggaggaagccaTTGATGGATCTGCTGATGGATACGAGGAAGACCCAGTTGGCGAGAGCAGATCGGATGAAATTCGCCAGGAGGTCATTTCGAGCAACGTGATTCAGGTCAAGTCTGCTCCAAAAGAAGCACCTCGTGAAGATGGTAACAATAGCAATGACAATGCAGCCAACAATttggcagaagaagaagaagaagaagaagaagaagaattttctGAAGGATTAGAggcagaggaaggagaaggagagttTGATGAAGATCCTGAGACTGAGCCCGAGAACAAGAGGCTGGAGATCAAAGAGATGGTAGTAGCAGAGGAAAAGACTAGTGATGTCGCTGTGAAGGAAGAGACGAAGCCTGTCCAAGTCACTGAAAAGCCCAAATCCATTCCTCCGATTGTGAAGAAACGGCCTTCTCCTGTTGCGGAGAGGCAGGCGATAGTACACAGAAACATTGCGACTCCAACTCCAAGCAAGATCTTCACGTCCCCTTCTTCCCCCTCCTCCAATATCCAACATAAACGGCCTCAAACCGTCCCAAGACGTTCCTCACTTTACCAGAATTTGgtcgaaggagaagaaggagaagaaggaggagaagaagaagaattttctGAAGGAtcagatgaagaggaggagaaagagggaggagaaggagagTTTGATGAAGGTGCTGAGGCTGAGCCCGAGAACAAGAGGTTGGAGATCAAAGAGATGGTAGTAGCAGAGAAAAAGACAAGTGATGTCCCTGTGAAGGAAGAGACGAAGCCTGTCCAAGTCACTGAAAAGCCCAAATCCATTCCTCCGATTATGAAGAAACGGTCTTCTCCTGCTGTGGAGAAACAGGCGAGAGTACACAGAAACATTGCGACTCCAACTCCAAGCAAGATCGTCACGtccaccccctccccctcctccaaTGTCCAACATAAACAGCCTCAAATCGTCCTAAGACGTTCCTCACTTCACCAGAATTTCGCCACCAAGACAAATTCAT TTTCAGAGAAATACCAGAGTGTTCCACAGAGGCAGAATAAGTTGCAGAGTTTAG TGGATTTGGTTATGTGGAGAGATGCATCAAGATCAACGTTGATCTTCGGACTGGGAACGTTTGTCGTGATCTCATCCTCCTACACAAAAGATATAAGTTTCAG CTCCATTACTGTAATTTCTTATTTGGGTTTGTTCTATCTTGCTGCAATTTTCCTGTACAGATCCATTATTTGCAG AGGTTATGTAGATATAGATGATAGCAGCTGTGTTTTGCGAGAGGAAGAGGCGATCTGGTTGCTGAAAGTGGTGCTCCCTTACTTGAATGAGTTCTTATTGAAGCTCAAGGCTCTGTTTTCTGGAGATCCAGGAACCACGATGAAG TTGGCAGTGCTGCTCTTTGTTTTGGCCAGGTGTGGGAACTCCATCACCATCTGGAAGATGGCAAAATTTG GCTTTTTCGGAGCATTCACCGTACCAAAAGTCTGCTCTTCGTATTCCGGCCACATCACTGCATACG GTAAATTTTGGATACGACGCTTCCGAGATGCTTGGAACTCATGTTCTCACAAGAAAGCTGTGGCAGTGGGCATCTTCACTCTTGTGTGGAACTTATGTTCGGTTGTTGCGAGAATTTGGGCAG TGTTCATGCTGTATGTGGCCTTCAGATATTATCAACAGAATCTAGTGATAGAGGATTGGGTTGAGGACGACGAATGCGCAGACGACAAGTGTCAGGGGCAAGTAGGGGGGACCAAGAACAGTTGTGGGCCCAAAATAGTAGAATCttcaaagggaaagaaagcCTCTTGA
- the LOC120291881 gene encoding vacuolar iron transporter homolog 1-like encodes MLSANESLVATASLGVNATNMDTRTMIISGVAWLLVGACIRVINELVLVYSQYDIEMTQIEREDRSRVEGTQERDVWEKLPSPWQAVRAFALASAVGSLVPLLAVTFIEDYKLRLLVVMTMASIVLVSFGVLNGKLGNVPMVKSAIRALSNHTNVICLVKFKARMMIVSSH; translated from the coding sequence ATGCTTAGTGCAAACGAAAGCCTAGTTGCAACAGCATCCCTTGGTGTTAACGCCACCAACATGGATACTAGAACTATGATTATATCTGGGGTGGCATGGCTACTTGTCGGGGCCTGCATAAGGGTCATCAACGAGCTCGTATTAGTCTACTCCCAATACGATATTGAAATGacccaaattgaaagagaagacAGGAGTAGAGTGGAAGGAACTCAGGAAAGGGATGTGTGGGAGAAGCTACCAAGCCCATGGCAAGCGGTGAGGGCATTTGCACTGGCCTCTGCCGTGGGGTCGTTGGTGCCTCTCCTAGCGGTTACATTCATTGAGGATTACAAATTGAGGTTACTTGTGGTGATGACGATGGCAAGCATAGTGTTGGTTAGTTTTGGCGTGCTAAACGGAAAGTTGGGGAATGTACCCATGGTCAAGTCCGCTATTAGGGCGTTATCGAACCACACTAATGTCATTTGCTTAGTCAAGTTTAAAGCCCGAATGATGATTGTCTCTTCACATTAA